agcataataaacacgttgtttttactattgttgtgtgtagtatgattttaaattgaattatacgtcattttatggttgaatttgactaaatataaacttgggtatgaaaatttgttaatttctgctcatattttatatatttattacctaaattaatgaaaatataatgtgcgttttaaaatctctcaacccgttgggtcgacccgaacccgaaagttctgggtcatgaacaagcatttgtaaacccaaacccgaaagtgaccgacccgattcaacccgaacccaaaaataattttttacaacctgACCCGACCAACCCGTTTGACTGGTCTACCTACTACCTTTGAACGCAAATTTGTTTAATGTTTGAGAAAAATTACTCGACGGCTACCGTGCTACGTCTACCACTTATCGCTAAACGCTAGAGTACCTTAAACGCTAGAATACTTTAAACGTTACCGCCAAACACGCTTTATTGGTCCATTTCAACAAAAATAGGAATCTTCCTTCGATTGTTCTTGAATGTCAAGAGAAGAAGCAGTCTTGCGTTACCAGTCTACCTACCATACCTCCTCAGTCAACCAATCACTACAAAATATCCAAAAAATAACACACTTTGAATATTCGCCAGTATTTCTATCAATTTCTAAGTGTTATTTTTTTTGTAGCAGATCATTGACAGGCACATTTGAAGAGTCTCCCACCTTCAATCTTCAATCTTCAATCTTCAATTTCTTGTTTTGTTGCAGTTTTTGCCATTTGGGGATTCAAACCCCCCAAAATTTCCCCAATTCCTTCTGAAAAAACCCAGAAATTAGATCTCTTTCTCCATTTCAAAGTAACCCCAAGTCAAAACTAGTACTCAATTCAATTGGGTATAGAAAAGAACCTAATAATTTGGGGTAATTTTAACTTTTAAGGGTTTATGAATCATGGGTTCTATATTTAGCAAAAAAAGGTCAAAAATTCCAACAACCCCATCAaccagcaacagcaacagcagtgGTGGATCCAATTCAGTAACAAGCAATGATTTAAACTTCTACTTAGCAGCTTGTAAACAAGACCCAGATGTCAAAATCTTCGATTCTAAGCTTCAACAACATGCAACTGCTGTAATCAACACTATGTCAACTTCAACAATTGACGATTCTGGGTTGCAGCATCAACAACAGGGTCAACAGGTCTGTTCTCTCTCCTTTGACTCAATCACACAAGTCACTGGTAGTCTCATGGACATGAATTATGAAGTTGTGAAAGTTATTCTTGACTGTAAAAAAGATGTTTGGAAGAACAAAGAATTGCTTTCCTTAGTTGAGGATTACTTTGAGTATAGTGTGAAAACATTGGATTTCTTCACTGCTCTTGATCAATGCCTGAAGCGGGCCCGGGACCGCCATTTTATTATTCAGGTTGCTTTGAGAAGGTTTGAGGAAGAGATTAGggataataataacaataatcagGGTTTTTGCAGTGAAGTCTGTGATAAGTTTTCAAATACATTGCAGGAATTGAGGAGTTTTAAGGAAGCTGGTGATCCATTTGGACAAGAGTTTTTTACTTTATTGCAATCCGTTTATACACAACAGGTTCAAATGTTGAGAAGATTACAGCTTAGAAAAAGGAAACTAGATAAAAAATTGAAGTCTGTTAAGGTTTACAGGAAGGTTTCTAAtattatatttggtgctgcATTTGTAGCTGTTGTGATTTgttctgttgttgctgctgctattgCTGCACCTCCTATAGCGTCCGCCTTAGCCGCAGCTGTTTCAGCCCCGATTGGCGGGGTTGGAAAGTGGTTTAACTCGCTTTGGAAGAAGTATGAGAGAGAATTGAAGGGTGAAAGGGATTTGGTGTTTGAGTTGCAACTTGGGACTTATATAGCTGTTAAAGATTTGGATAATATTCGAGTTTTGGTTGAGAAGTTGGAGATTGTGATTGATTCGTTGTTGTCTAATGCGGATTTTGCAATAAGGGAGGTAGATACTTTGCCAATGGTGATTGATGAAATTAGGAAGAAGTTGAGTGTGTTTATGGAAGGGATTGATTGTATCACAGCACATTCTGGTAAATATAGCAGGGAAATCAGACAGGCTAGGAGTGTGATCTTGCATTGGATTACGAAATATCCTAGTGCACCTATTTGACTTCTCCCCTTGAATAAGCTTGATATGAAGGGCGtatttaggctccgtttggtttggtgtaaaacgttttcgatgtaaaatgattttctatGGAAAACTTTCACAATTCCGAACggcttttcctttgtttggttccttcaaagaaaatgggagaagatggcgAAGATTGAGAGAAAGAAGGAAGAGGGAGGTGAGGAGGAAAGGTGGAAAACTGATTTCCCTACCTTTCAAATGGAAACGGTTTTTCCATCTTTGAGGGAGTTGTGGAAAATTGTTCTTTTATCCCTTGTCAAACCAAACAAAGTAAAATGATCGAAAAGGGAAAAATCGTCTTctatgaaaacgttttacaccttaCCAAACGTAGCCTTAGTACTGGCTGGCAATAGTTATTGTAAAGAGATTAAGCTGCAGCTGAAAGACATGATGCTCGAGAACATATAAAGATCATTCAAATACTCGTATATTACCCATATACGCAGGGTGAGGTCTCTTCAATTGACTGGTAGCAACAGGTTAGTGAA
This genomic stretch from Spinacia oleracea cultivar Varoflay chromosome 3, BTI_SOV_V1, whole genome shotgun sequence harbors:
- the LOC110787516 gene encoding UPF0496 protein At4g34320, producing the protein MGSIFSKKRSKIPTTPSTSNSNSSGGSNSVTSNDLNFYLAACKQDPDVKIFDSKLQQHATAVINTMSTSTIDDSGLQHQQQGQQVCSLSFDSITQVTGSLMDMNYEVVKVILDCKKDVWKNKELLSLVEDYFEYSVKTLDFFTALDQCLKRARDRHFIIQVALRRFEEEIRDNNNNNQGFCSEVCDKFSNTLQELRSFKEAGDPFGQEFFTLLQSVYTQQVQMLRRLQLRKRKLDKKLKSVKVYRKVSNIIFGAAFVAVVICSVVAAAIAAPPIASALAAAVSAPIGGVGKWFNSLWKKYERELKGERDLVFELQLGTYIAVKDLDNIRVLVEKLEIVIDSLLSNADFAIREVDTLPMVIDEIRKKLSVFMEGIDCITAHSGKYSREIRQARSVILHWITKYPSAPI